TACTTAATCATTTTTATTCTACTAAAGGAGATTTTTTGAGTCTTCAGATAACTGCTAAACTCTGGAAAGCAATGGGGCTTTTCTCCTGAATAGCTGAAGAAAAACTGAACAATTTTAAAATCAGCATTTATTCTAAAAAGTAACCTATTTTTCAGTCTAAGCAATAATAAATAAAGGGATGAAATTTTATAAAGCTTTTGGTAGTATTGCCTATATTTTATCCCTTCTTCTAGCGCAGTAACTCTAGAACTCGAGTTACCCGCTAGTAAATTGTTTTGATGAATTGTTTGTCCAGCTAGAACTTCCTCAATTTTAACAAGTTTAAACCCTGCTAGAGCGGCTCTAGTAAAAAATTCATTATCAGCAACTAGCGTATAATCTAAGTTAAAGTTACCAATTTTTTCAAATACATTTCTTCTGATAAAAACCGTAGGCTGTGGTAGGTTATAATCAGACAGTAGATCGTATTTGCTCAATTTCATCCAAGGTAGCAACTCTAAATTTGCTGACGGATAGTATAAGTTAACCCAGTCTCCGTAAACGATATCGGCATCAGTGCTGTTAAAGACATCAACAACTGTTTCTATGGTGTAGGGAAAATAAAAATCATCCGTATTAAGATAGGCAATTATATCACCGTTGGCCAAGCTAATACCTTTATTGACAGCATCATAAATGCCTTCATCTTGTTCAGATATCCAGCGGAGATTATATTTTGTTTCCTCATTCCTCAGTATCTCAACAGTATTGTCCTTTGAAGCAGCATCTACCACTATATGTTCCCAATTTGTATAGGATTGTTTCTTAATAGAATTTATACACTGGGAAATAATCCAAGCTCTGTTGTAACTGGGAGTGATAACAGTAACTAAACTAACAGGATCAAACATAGTTTTCTACTTTTTTTATTTCCTGAACTGTGATTGATTGATATTTGGGAACAGATAATATGTTTTTTCTTCGAGATAATGTATATGAAAGCTTAAAACATTGACTAGCTACCATTCAGCATAAGTTTTTCTCTTTTTTTCATTTAAACATAACGAAAAACAGTAGGATATAAAGAAAAATACTGAAGATATTAAGGTTTGATATATAAAATACTCAGAATCTACAAAAAAGCTCAGAGAGTTGCTTGCCATACTATAAATCCAAATATCCTTTATTGATAAGTTATTAGATTTCATGTATCTTATTTTTAATAAGCAAAATGTTGTTAAAGTAATATATATCGGAGCTAATAAGGGGCTGAAAAACATAAGTGACTGGAGATGTATCATGAAATTTGGTCCCTGAGAAAAACTTAATGTTCTTCCCACTGCTAATTCCATTAATTTCCATCCTAAGCTCTGATTTTTTTCATCACTATCACCAATACGGTTTAAGAAAACTCCGAAGTTATATTTGATAAAACCCCAAGTATCAATGAACTTATCACCATCCAATTTCACAAAGTAATCTAGGCCATCAGCATTTGCAAAAATTCTGTTTAATATCACCGACC
This portion of the Microcystis aeruginosa NIES-2549 genome encodes:
- a CDS encoding glycosyltransferase family 2 protein, yielding MFDPVSLVTVITPSYNRAWIISQCINSIKKQSYTNWEHIVVDAASKDNTVEILRNEETKYNLRWISEQDEGIYDAVNKGISLANGDIIAYLNTDDFYFPYTIETVVDVFNSTDADIVYGDWVNLYYPSANLELLPWMKLSKYDLLSDYNLPQPTVFIRRNVFEKIGNFNLDYTLVADNEFFTRAALAGFKLVKIEEVLAGQTIHQNNLLAGNSSSRVTALEEGIKYRQYYQKLYKISSLYLLLLRLKNRLLFRINADFKIVQFFFSYSGEKPHCFPEFSSYLKTQKISFSRIKMIKYLIINLLFQGRYNKSSLVFIQILDGFFEPNHENINY